The following proteins are encoded in a genomic region of Cyclonatronum proteinivorum:
- a CDS encoding tetratricopeptide repeat protein, translating to MRLPILLILLFIFLSAAVPDRARQANEAFENRDFETAERLFREAINENPNDARLYFNHATTLTLMGRQDEAVEAFERFRMVERDPALRAFADYNIGNIFAEAGEWEMAAELYRVALLQNPADEDAIHNFEFAMRQLQNEQDEEDMLPPDEDEQQAQDQQADRSEQQDEADPDDGEGEAGSDDSTPTESRQSPADMEPEPRPGEMSQQEAQQILNAITNRERELIRDFLKDLTPPAETPEKDW from the coding sequence ATGCGCTTACCCATCCTTCTCATCCTGCTGTTCATCTTTCTTAGCGCCGCTGTTCCTGACCGCGCGCGACAGGCGAATGAAGCGTTTGAAAACAGGGACTTTGAAACCGCAGAGCGGCTTTTCAGGGAAGCCATCAACGAAAACCCCAACGATGCCAGGCTTTACTTCAATCACGCCACGACGCTCACACTCATGGGGCGACAGGATGAAGCCGTTGAGGCATTTGAGCGCTTCCGTATGGTAGAACGCGATCCGGCACTGCGGGCCTTTGCAGACTATAACATTGGGAACATCTTTGCAGAAGCCGGCGAATGGGAGATGGCCGCTGAACTTTATCGCGTAGCCCTGCTGCAAAATCCGGCTGACGAAGACGCCATACACAACTTTGAGTTCGCCATGCGTCAGCTGCAAAATGAGCAGGATGAAGAAGATATGCTTCCGCCTGATGAAGACGAACAGCAGGCACAAGATCAACAGGCGGATCGCAGTGAACAGCAGGATGAAGCTGACCCGGACGACGGAGAAGGTGAGGCCGGAAGCGACGACAGCACGCCAACGGAAAGCAGGCAAAGTCCCGCGGATATGGAACCGGAGCCCCGTCCCGGTGAAATGTCGCAGCAGGAAGCGCAGCAAATTCTGAATGCCATCACCAACCGTGAACGTGAGCTTATCCGCGATTTTCTCAAAGATCTCACCCCGCCCGCAGAAACCCCTGAAAAAGACTGGTAG
- a CDS encoding BatD family protein has translation MKTTALPTPAANTRVLTFFLVFIALLCFTAADGFAKQAEPQARLTATSERAFVGERIIVAVEISGRRIENVQRPELQPVEGLRIISATPTRTSAFDFRDGQQISTVGFRFTIEAVREGEHTIPAVRLIMNGRTYTTNPLTIEVLGRDQLHQEDVDDNIFVRLEVSNERPFRGEQVQAKVVLYFHQDISVISYQPSSTWRTEGFWLERLTEEEGPRAQNVTVRGQPFRRAELMSYSLFPTRSGEVSIGGYNVTVNMRPVSRFGDASRFVESFGRSQRSVRLRTQTVDLQVRPLPQPQPEGFSGAVGQFTVSRAVPETEIRIGEPLNIETTFTGQGNISLVDHPGFSLPEGFDVFQPRENLSINKTTEGVRGTKSFTDVLVARETGRFEVPAATVSWFDPRTRRYRSQPLTAVPVRVLYDPGAETSVAGVHQLNVNLWTGSVTWYTQTSPGILLRNILILIFLLLPVGLLMYAWTEKRKQDEALLTPENIRASKALTTATALLRQADAFAENDAPKEAYKTLNKAVSDYAVHKLKLPEGSYPDSQILAALNSRLTGKHMIYNRLRWIFTRNSEMTFGTDTSLKSYQYDRAECEAILNELEELFD, from the coding sequence ATGAAAACCACAGCCCTGCCGACTCCCGCAGCAAACACGCGCGTACTAACTTTCTTCCTGGTTTTCATTGCACTGCTATGCTTTACAGCAGCGGATGGTTTCGCAAAACAAGCGGAACCGCAGGCAAGGCTCACGGCTACTTCAGAGCGTGCTTTTGTAGGAGAGCGTATTATCGTAGCCGTTGAAATCTCAGGCAGACGGATTGAAAATGTTCAGCGTCCCGAGCTGCAGCCCGTCGAAGGTCTGCGAATCATTTCTGCAACACCAACACGCACATCTGCTTTCGACTTCCGGGACGGACAGCAAATCAGCACCGTTGGCTTCCGTTTCACTATCGAAGCCGTTCGGGAAGGCGAGCACACCATCCCGGCAGTCCGTCTGATCATGAACGGACGCACCTATACTACAAACCCACTTACCATTGAAGTTTTAGGGCGGGATCAGCTGCATCAGGAAGATGTTGATGATAATATCTTTGTAAGGCTTGAAGTCTCTAATGAGCGCCCCTTCCGCGGGGAGCAGGTACAGGCTAAAGTTGTGCTGTACTTCCATCAGGATATCAGTGTCATTTCTTATCAGCCGTCTTCGACCTGGCGAACAGAAGGTTTTTGGCTGGAGCGCTTGACCGAAGAAGAGGGTCCACGTGCACAAAACGTGACCGTTAGAGGGCAGCCCTTTCGTCGGGCCGAATTAATGAGCTACTCTTTGTTTCCTACCCGCTCCGGAGAAGTTTCGATTGGCGGATACAATGTGACGGTCAATATGCGGCCTGTGAGCCGCTTTGGAGACGCCTCGCGGTTTGTTGAGAGTTTCGGACGCTCCCAGCGATCAGTCCGCCTGCGTACCCAAACGGTAGACCTGCAGGTACGACCGCTGCCACAGCCGCAACCCGAAGGCTTCAGCGGGGCCGTAGGACAGTTCACGGTGAGCCGCGCTGTGCCGGAAACCGAAATCCGTATTGGCGAGCCGCTTAACATTGAAACGACCTTTACCGGACAGGGCAATATCTCTCTTGTTGATCATCCCGGCTTCAGCTTGCCGGAAGGCTTTGATGTTTTCCAGCCCAGGGAAAACCTGAGCATCAATAAAACAACAGAAGGGGTAAGGGGCACAAAAAGCTTTACCGATGTACTTGTAGCACGTGAAACCGGCCGTTTCGAAGTGCCGGCTGCAACCGTATCCTGGTTCGACCCGAGAACCCGGCGATATCGTTCACAACCGCTTACGGCTGTACCGGTACGCGTGCTGTATGACCCCGGTGCCGAAACTTCGGTAGCAGGTGTACATCAGCTTAATGTGAACTTATGGACCGGAAGCGTAACCTGGTACACACAGACATCCCCCGGCATACTCTTGCGCAACATACTCATTTTGATCTTCTTACTATTGCCTGTTGGTCTGCTCATGTATGCATGGACCGAAAAACGCAAGCAGGATGAAGCTTTACTGACCCCGGAAAATATACGGGCCTCAAAAGCGCTGACAACGGCAACGGCTTTGCTTAGACAAGCCGACGCTTTTGCCGAAAACGACGCGCCTAAAGAAGCCTACAAAACCCTGAATAAGGCCGTATCAGACTATGCCGTACACAAGCTGAAACTTCCGGAAGGGAGCTATCCCGATTCCCAGATTCTTGCTGCCCTTAATAGCCGGCTAACAGGAAAACATATGATTTACAATCGCTTACGCTGGATCTTTACCCGCAATAGCGAAATGACTTTTGGTACTGATACATCCCTAAAGTCGTACCAGTATGACAGGGCTGAATGTGAAGCCATCCTGAATGAACTCGAAGAACTGTTTGACTGA
- a CDS encoding SH3 domain-containing protein — MYHIRLLFLFILYLFVVLFPAASTGYATASNQDTQHSIADIQMLFNEGNFYFQENNYREALQRYNQIEAAGFSSGPLFLNMALAHNRLDEPGLALFYFREASSFSNVRSEAVEGSEYISERLFQRFGEIPLLNTWQWRHYLIFKAGTTPFLIITLVLFNLIFLGWAAQWFYPVWRTRLRYMVLFAFLALLPFTAVTYWLWTANDRLGYGQIVQENISLRESPGLQSRVLLEVTPGFRFMKDEITSEEHPGYLKVELSNGMSGWIPAESARMFSRY; from the coding sequence ATGTACCACATCCGGCTTTTATTCCTGTTCATATTATATCTTTTTGTCGTTCTGTTTCCGGCAGCATCAACAGGCTATGCAACCGCTTCAAATCAGGATACACAGCATAGCATTGCAGACATCCAAATGCTGTTTAATGAAGGCAACTTTTACTTTCAGGAAAACAATTACAGGGAAGCACTTCAGCGGTACAATCAGATTGAAGCTGCCGGCTTCAGCTCCGGTCCGCTATTCCTGAATATGGCCCTGGCCCACAACCGCCTCGATGAACCCGGCTTAGCCTTGTTTTATTTCAGGGAAGCCTCCTCCTTTTCAAATGTGCGATCAGAAGCTGTGGAAGGCAGCGAGTATATAAGCGAACGGTTATTTCAGCGGTTTGGAGAAATCCCCCTTCTCAATACCTGGCAATGGCGGCACTACCTCATTTTCAAAGCCGGAACAACGCCCTTTCTTATCATTACGCTGGTTTTATTTAACCTCATATTTCTCGGCTGGGCCGCACAGTGGTTTTATCCCGTTTGGCGAACCCGGCTCAGATACATGGTTTTGTTCGCTTTTTTAGCACTGCTTCCCTTTACAGCTGTAACCTACTGGCTTTGGACAGCAAACGACCGGCTCGGGTACGGGCAGATCGTTCAGGAAAATATCAGCCTGAGAGAATCTCCAGGCCTGCAAAGCCGGGTCCTCCTTGAAGTAACCCCGGGATTCCGGTTCATGAAAGATGAAATCACATCCGAAGAACACCCCGGTTACCTGAAAGTAGAACTCAGCAACGGAATGTCGGGATGGATACCCGCCGAATCGGCCCGTATGTTCAGCCGGTATTGA